The following are encoded in a window of Maylandia zebra isolate NMK-2024a linkage group LG5, Mzebra_GT3a, whole genome shotgun sequence genomic DNA:
- the pmela gene encoding premelanosome protein a: MKTLVLLVLAFATTISATRQRSHFTRYRSWNSRMYPVWSDGDPRFRNCWLGGNVTFALKNDAPTLTGAKAGFTINLNFPPNQTVLPGGEVVWANNCTVDGKQYEEGQAVYPDRDTDWTGVFPDGTPFNRSQNGKPHYVFVWKTWGRYWQVADGPSSSLTIGTDNIPLGSYNMEVVIYHCRGRNRFIPLGYASTVFTITDQVPFTISLAQINDVNQNDQNFIQNQAIGFTVNIHDPSQYLNNAEISFTWDFGDNSGTLISREHMVTHTYIEAGTFRPQVVLMASIPNNCGNPTAAGPVDASAAPAVVVMASSQAAVPAVPVEGGDTIAVDVVATDATPVAASVQPADANTDDGEAAADADTEVVVVASVAPAAIDTAVVAANTAAPAAEVEQEAADAEVPAATVAPGAEEPADADTAAADDTAGVTVATEDVAVIDAAAASVAPVAEGEVEVADIITVAPITDGATEEEAADGVEAVEATAAAEVALAETQAPADNVVAPAATEPTAVEEAVVNAEVEAVETENEVAATAAVEDEAAPAEGEVQIEMEADPAQVALVVAKRQAPELTADCMVYRYGSLATSVDVVQGIESVEIVQVANVVSLETALDQNAVDVTISCQGSLPSEVCTVISDADCITPVQTICNAASPSPDCQMILRQFFNDSGVFCLNVSLTNDVSLAMASARVSVSVASGGSPAGTAATVLGVMVLACVVCCIGLMYRRFKQYQPLREDRANNGGISAVTSVPLLLWNLLSRQSPGESRPLLQGRIV, translated from the exons aTGAAAACTTTGGTGCTGCTTGTTTTAGCATTTGCTACTACAATATCTGCAACCA GGCAGAGAAGTCACTTCACTCGTTATCGATCATGGAACTCCCGCATGTACCCGGTGTGGAGTGATGGAGACCCAAGATTCAGAAACTGCTGGTTGG GTGGTAACGTAACCTTCGCTCTCAAGAATGATGCCCCCACCCTGACTGGAGCAAAAGCAGGCTTCACTATTAATCTGAATTTCCCACCAAACCAGACGGTGCTCCCAGGAGGAGAGGTGGTCTGGGCAAATAACTGCACCGTCGATG GTAAACAGTATGAGGAGGGTCAGGCTGTGTATCCAGACCGGGACACTGATTGGACTGGAGTTTTCCCCGATGGCACACCTTTCAACAGGAGCCAGAACGGGAAGCCCCactatgtgtttgtgtggaaaacaTGGG GGCGTTACTGGCAGGTGGCAGATGGACCGTCCTCTTCACTCACCATTGGTACAGACAACATTCCCCTGGGCTCCTACAACATGGAAGTCGTCATCTATCACTGCCGTGGCAGAAACAGGTTTATCCCCCTCGGATATGCCTCTACAGTCTTCACCATCACAG ACCAGGTTCCATTTACCATATCTCTGGCCCAAATCAATGATGTAAATCAGAACGACCAGAACTTCATCCAGAACCAGGCTATTGGCTTCACCGTCAACATCCACGATCCCAGCCAGTACCTTAACAATGCAGAGATCAGCTTCACTTGGGACTTTGGTGACAACAGTGGAACTCTGATCTCCAGGGAGCACAtggtcacacacacatacattgaAGCCGGGACCTTTAGGCCTCAGGTGGTTCTGATGGCGAGCATCCCCAATAACTGTGGAAACCCCACTGCTG CCGGTCCTGTTGATGCCTCTGCTGCCCCAGCAGTAGTTGTTATGGCCTCCAGCCAGGCAGCTGTCCCTGCTGTCCCAGTTGAAGGAGGAGATACAATAGCTGTGGATGTTGTCGCCACAGACGCCACTCCAGTGGCTGCTTCTGTGCAGCCCGCAGACGCAAACACAGACGATGGAGAAGCGGCTGCTGATGCCGACACAGAGGTCGTGGTAGTTGCCTCGGTGGCCCCTGCAGCAATAGATACAGCCGTTGTTGCCGCCAACACTGCTGCTCCTGCCGCAGAGGTAGAGCAGGAGGCAGCTGATGCAGAGGTGCCTGCTGCCACCGTTGCACCAGGAGCCGAAGAGCCAGCAGATGCTGATACGGCTGCTGCAGATGATACTGCAGGGGTTACAGTTGCCACTGAAGATGTAGCTGTgattgatgctgctgctgcctcagtTGCCCCTGTTGCAGAAGGAGAAGTCGAGGTGGCTGACATCATCACTGTTGCTCCCATCACAGACGGAGCTACAGAGGAAGAAGCTGCAGATGGTGTTGAAGCTGTAGAGGCTACTGCTGCTGCAGAGGTTGCGCTAGCTGAAACACAAGCCCCTGCTGATAATGTTGTTGCGCCTGCTGCCACTGAACCCACAGCTGTAGAAGAAGCTGTAGTTAATGCAGAAGTGGAAGCAGTAGAAACTGAGAATGAAGTTGCAGCTACTGCAGCAG TTGAAGACGAGGCTGCGCCAGCCGAAGGTGAAGTTCAGATTGAAATGGAAGCAGATCCAGCTCAGGTTGCCCTCGTTGTGGCTAAACGACAAGCACCAGAGCTGACAGCTGACTGTATGGTCTACCGCTACGGCTCCCTCGCTACATCTGTCGATGTTGTTC AGGGTATCGAAAGTGTCGAGATTGTACAAGTGGCCAACGTTGTGTCACTGGAGACGGCGTTGGATCAAAATGCTGTGGACGTCACTATTTCCTGTCAGGGAAG TCTGCCAAGTGAGGTCTGCACTGTTATCTCTGACGCTGACTGTATCACGCCGGTGCAAACCATCTGTAATGCAGCCTCACCCTCTCCAGACTGTCAGATGATCCTTCGTCAGTTCTTCAATGACTCTGGAGTATTCTGCCTTAATGTCTCTCTGACTAATGATGTCAGTCTTGCCATGGCAAGTGCAAGAGTCAGTGTGTCAGTAG CCTCCGGTGGTTCACCAGCTGGAACTGCTGCTACGGTGCTCGGTGTTATGGTTCTCGCCTGTGTCGTCTGCTGTATTGGTTTGATGTACAG GCGTTTCAA